From the genome of Papaver somniferum cultivar HN1 chromosome 2, ASM357369v1, whole genome shotgun sequence, one region includes:
- the LOC113350382 gene encoding uncharacterized protein LOC113350382, with the protein MKTYKVTPDDNPSSSKSLAAAKLAFVKEAYDKDPSTQKYLGTDVVFKIFGADRKRYVRGMGAGVSKSQFLASEFMKAKLQEEKHTVWKEKHNVWKEKQKTEALNAQ; encoded by the exons ATGAAGACGTATAAAGTTACCCCAGATGATAATCCCTCATCTTCTAAATCACTGGCAGCTGCAAAACTA GCATTTGTGAAGGAGGCATATGATAAAGATCCTTCAACACAAAAGTATTTGGGCACCGACGTTGTTTTCAAG ATATTTGGTGCTGATCGAAAAAGATACGTACGCGGAATGGGTGCTGGTGTTTCTAAATCTCAGTTTCTTGCTTCTGAGTTTATGAAGGCCAAGTTGCAGGAAGAGAAGCACACTGTGTGGAAAGAGAAGCACAATGTGTGGAAAGAGAAGCAGAAAACCGAAGCTTTGAATGCACAGTAG